A genomic segment from Nonomuraea helvata encodes:
- a CDS encoding IucA/IucC family protein → MSGREAYLAARVLNALLREDYGGLSSRVSRTKDGTGLLLADGRWVRLVPGALFQDFVVAEDERLGLEQVLETLAEVADPADAEGVAAFFEECLAALGALELHDAHAVEVLARKPSYETLAAFVDHPVYPTSRARVGLSEADLLAYAPEFAPSFELRWAAVTGAVPGAARLPADVAPWESDEVLFPVHPLTVGEVRKIDGVRVLDEARVTVRPTLSMRTVELDARTHLKLPLPISTLGMRNRRSIKPGTLGDGAEAELLLRELADPDVLLADEQTYAHAGHEYLAWMVRRLPEGEIVPVAALAAPGVLAELGDVVPAYLRVLLRWNVRLFVRYGVALEAHQQNLALVFQGDRMRLLVKDNDGLLASPARLRAAGVAVPEFADGRMLDDDPHALADVFVTITLHLAAAAVAFAAMPGDRAAALLRATLAEALDEYGDDPMARILRARTLDAARLTGKSMITAGTLVAKERSGARDVNKFYGTSGPNYLRRA, encoded by the coding sequence ATGAGCGGTCGGGAGGCCTATCTGGCCGCCCGGGTGCTGAACGCGCTGCTGCGCGAGGACTACGGCGGGCTGTCGTCCCGGGTCAGCCGGACCAAGGACGGCACGGGGCTGCTGCTGGCGGACGGGCGATGGGTGCGGCTGGTCCCCGGGGCGCTGTTCCAGGACTTCGTGGTCGCGGAGGACGAGCGGCTGGGGCTGGAGCAGGTGCTGGAGACGCTGGCGGAGGTCGCGGACCCGGCGGACGCGGAGGGGGTGGCGGCCTTCTTCGAGGAGTGCCTGGCCGCGTTGGGCGCCCTGGAGCTGCACGACGCGCACGCCGTCGAGGTGCTCGCGCGGAAGCCCTCTTATGAGACGCTCGCCGCGTTCGTTGATCATCCCGTCTATCCGACCTCCCGGGCTCGTGTGGGGCTGTCCGAGGCCGACCTGCTGGCCTACGCGCCGGAGTTCGCGCCCTCCTTCGAGCTGCGCTGGGCCGCGGTGACGGGCGCCGTGCCCGGCGCCGCGCGCCTTCCGGCGGACGTGGCGCCCTGGGAGAGCGACGAGGTGCTGTTCCCGGTGCATCCGCTGACCGTCGGCGAGGTGCGGAAGATCGACGGGGTACGGGTCCTCGACGAGGCAAGGGTGACCGTGCGCCCCACCCTGTCGATGCGCACGGTCGAACTCGACGCCCGCACCCATCTCAAGCTCCCCCTGCCGATCAGCACCCTGGGCATGCGGAACCGGCGCTCGATCAAGCCCGGCACGCTCGGCGACGGGGCGGAGGCCGAGCTGCTGCTGCGCGAGCTGGCCGATCCGGACGTCCTGCTGGCCGACGAGCAGACCTACGCGCACGCCGGGCACGAGTACCTCGCCTGGATGGTCAGGCGGCTGCCCGAGGGCGAGATCGTGCCGGTGGCCGCGCTGGCCGCGCCCGGCGTGCTCGCCGAGCTGGGCGACGTCGTCCCCGCCTATCTGCGGGTGCTGCTGCGGTGGAACGTGCGGCTCTTCGTGCGGTACGGCGTCGCGCTCGAAGCCCATCAGCAGAATCTCGCCCTGGTCTTCCAGGGCGACCGGATGCGGCTGCTGGTCAAGGACAACGACGGGCTGCTGGCCTCACCCGCGAGGCTGCGCGCCGCCGGGGTCGCGGTGCCGGAGTTCGCCGACGGGCGGATGCTCGACGACGACCCGCACGCGCTGGCCGACGTGTTCGTGACCATCACGCTGCACCTGGCCGCCGCCGCCGTGGCGTTCGCGGCGATGCCGGGCGACCGGGCGGCCGCGCTGCTGCGCGCCACGCTGGCCGAGGCGCTCGACGAGTACGGCGACGACCCCATGGCCAGGATCCTGCGCGCCAGGACCCTGGACGCCGCCAGGCTCACCGGCAAATCCATGATCACCGCTGGGACGCTCGTGGCGAAGGAACGTTCCGGCGCACGCGACGTCAACAAGTTCTACGGCACCAGCGGGCCCAACTACCTGAGGAGAGCCTGA
- a CDS encoding IucA/IucC family protein gives MRGLAIDAASALAEEATLAALLRCCVREVAGPRGLVWPASPYLLLRVAGTLLRARTYGGAALRFEGPPERLEGGAWQRLTADELVRLAEADLHGENGEFGGQVAASREAVAAILRAREEAAPPADPWLASEQALVYGHPFHPSPKARGGDGWLRYAPEAHARFPVRLLGVREDVLAEGGDVSVLDAMGAAPAGYRLLPAHPWQLELLRPAFGPGLVDLGPGPAVMPTSSVRTVYAPESEVCLKFSLDVRITNCVRKNAWYELAGAVELTSRLTPIFEEISVKHPTTRWLPEPGYRSAALGPRLHEGLGVIVRQSPWAACDPGVTPVLAAALALDVSAKDPLSWWHAYVTAVALPVLELYFTHGVVLEPHLQNVLVGLDTDGLPAQAVFRDLEGAKLVAGRHDLTGLHPEVAGALTYDAERGWTRVVYCLLVNHLTEIAATLAGQDDGLLRELWGTARDLLARQAEDLGRPLPLSDLLAGAPLPAKANLGVRWARAADRAAGYVPIANPLA, from the coding sequence ATGCGAGGACTGGCCATCGACGCGGCCTCCGCCCTGGCCGAGGAGGCGACGCTGGCGGCCCTGCTGCGCTGCTGCGTGCGGGAGGTGGCCGGGCCGCGCGGGCTGGTGTGGCCCGCTTCGCCGTACCTGCTGCTGCGGGTGGCCGGCACGCTGCTGCGGGCCCGCACGTACGGAGGCGCGGCGCTGCGCTTCGAGGGCCCGCCTGAGCGCCTGGAAGGCGGCGCCTGGCAGCGGTTGACGGCCGACGAGCTGGTAAGGCTGGCCGAGGCCGACCTCCACGGGGAGAACGGCGAGTTCGGCGGCCAGGTGGCGGCCAGCCGGGAGGCCGTGGCGGCGATCCTGCGGGCCAGGGAGGAGGCCGCGCCGCCCGCCGATCCGTGGCTGGCCTCGGAGCAGGCGCTGGTGTACGGGCATCCGTTCCATCCCAGCCCCAAGGCGCGCGGCGGGGACGGCTGGCTGCGGTACGCGCCCGAGGCGCACGCCCGGTTCCCCGTCAGGCTGCTCGGCGTGCGCGAGGACGTGCTCGCGGAGGGCGGCGACGTGTCGGTGCTGGACGCGATGGGCGCGGCGCCGGCCGGGTACCGGCTGCTCCCGGCGCATCCGTGGCAGCTCGAGCTGTTGCGGCCGGCGTTCGGGCCGGGGCTGGTCGATCTGGGGCCGGGACCGGCCGTCATGCCCACCTCGTCCGTGCGGACCGTCTACGCCCCTGAGTCGGAGGTCTGCCTGAAGTTCTCCCTGGACGTGCGGATCACCAACTGCGTGCGCAAGAACGCCTGGTACGAGCTGGCCGGGGCCGTCGAGCTCACCTCCCGGCTGACACCGATTTTTGAGGAAATATCCGTCAAGCACCCCACCACCCGCTGGCTCCCCGAACCCGGCTACCGCTCGGCCGCCCTCGGCCCCCGGCTCCACGAGGGCCTGGGGGTGATCGTCAGGCAGAGCCCCTGGGCCGCCTGCGACCCCGGCGTGACTCCCGTGCTGGCCGCCGCGCTCGCCCTCGACGTGTCGGCGAAGGATCCGCTCTCCTGGTGGCACGCGTACGTGACGGCGGTCGCGCTGCCCGTCCTGGAGCTGTACTTCACGCACGGCGTGGTGCTCGAGCCCCATCTCCAGAACGTCCTGGTCGGCCTGGACACCGACGGCCTGCCCGCGCAGGCCGTCTTCCGCGACCTGGAGGGCGCCAAGCTGGTCGCGGGCCGCCACGACCTCACCGGCCTGCACCCCGAGGTGGCCGGAGCGCTCACCTACGACGCTGAGCGCGGCTGGACCCGGGTGGTCTACTGCCTGCTCGTCAACCACCTCACCGAGATCGCCGCCACGCTGGCGGGGCAGGACGACGGGCTGCTGCGCGAGCTGTGGGGGACCGCCCGCGACCTGCTCGCCCGCCAGGCCGAGGACCTCGGCCGGCCGCTGCCCCTGTCGGACCTGCTGGCCGGGGCGCCGCTGCCCGCCAAGGCGAACCTGGGCGTCCGCTGGGCCAGGGCCGCCGACCGCGCCGCCGGTTACGTCCCGATCGCGAACCCGCTCGCATGA
- a CDS encoding type III PLP-dependent enzyme, translated as MIADRVRDAALSLPEAPAYLYDLPALDEHAASVRRALPGIELYYAVKANPDAELLRVLAGHVDGFEVSSGGEHAHVTSLFPGGRVALGGPGKTDAELRLPHHRIHVESPNELRRLLDTGLEADVLLRLNPDLPVEGAALTMSGPFGMDEQGVAECLPLFTDRVRLRGLHTHLASGLDAAQLLTLAGSLLDNGYDEVNLGGGMAVSYAAPGSRFDWAGYGRGLAALGRGRTLRIEPGRALTAYCGYYVTRVVDVKRVRGEAYAVLLGGTHHLRTPATKGHDQPFTILPTGKGQGVADEPITFVGQLCTPKDVFSRKIVSSAYIGDTVVFEMAGAYAWNISHHDFLMHPKPAFRYLGA; from the coding sequence ATGATCGCCGACCGGGTCCGGGACGCCGCCCTGAGCCTGCCCGAGGCCCCCGCCTACCTTTACGACCTGCCCGCGCTGGACGAGCACGCCGCGTCCGTACGGCGGGCGCTCCCTGGCATCGAGCTGTACTACGCCGTCAAGGCCAACCCGGACGCCGAGCTGCTGCGCGTGCTTGCGGGCCACGTGGACGGGTTCGAGGTGTCGTCGGGCGGCGAGCACGCGCATGTCACGAGCCTGTTCCCGGGCGGGCGAGTGGCGCTCGGCGGCCCCGGCAAGACCGACGCCGAGCTGCGCCTGCCCCACCACCGCATCCACGTCGAGTCCCCGAACGAGCTGCGCCGCCTCCTCGACACCGGCCTGGAGGCCGACGTGCTGCTCAGGCTCAACCCCGACCTCCCCGTCGAGGGCGCCGCGCTCACGATGAGCGGGCCGTTCGGCATGGACGAGCAGGGCGTGGCCGAGTGCCTGCCGCTGTTCACCGACCGGGTACGGCTGCGCGGCCTGCACACCCACCTGGCCAGCGGCCTGGACGCGGCCCAGCTCCTGACACTGGCCGGGAGCCTGCTGGACAACGGGTACGACGAGGTCAACCTGGGCGGCGGCATGGCGGTCTCGTACGCCGCGCCCGGGTCGCGCTTCGACTGGGCAGGCTATGGGCGCGGCCTGGCGGCGCTCGGCCGGGGGCGGACACTGCGCATCGAGCCCGGCAGGGCGCTGACCGCGTACTGCGGCTACTACGTGACCAGGGTCGTGGACGTGAAGCGGGTGCGCGGCGAGGCGTACGCGGTCCTGCTGGGCGGCACCCACCACCTGCGCACCCCGGCGACGAAGGGCCACGACCAGCCGTTCACGATCCTGCCGACGGGCAAGGGGCAGGGCGTGGCCGACGAGCCGATCACCTTCGTCGGCCAGCTATGCACCCCAAAAGACGTTTTTTCCCGAAAAATCGTGAGCTCGGCGTACATCGGGGACACGGTGGTGTTCGAGATGGCCGGCGCCTACGCCTGGAACATCTCGCACCACGACTTCCTCATGCATCCGAAGCCGGCGTTCCGCTATCTAGGAGCCTGA
- a CDS encoding ATP-dependent DNA helicase, translated as MLTPAELAGKLGILPPTREQAAVIESPLEPMVVMAGAGSGKSETMAGRVVWLVANGLVKPENVLGLTFTRKAAAELATRVRERLTGLAEAGLVEPGALDNEPTVSTYHAYAARLVTDHALREGLEPTMRLVTPAVSWQLASRVVAMYDGPMDRIELGPPSVTAAVLELAGELSEHLRASGDVRRVGEWLQDRHDALTGRTTVAQRKPLSVQAAREQLLPLVEAYERLKRAREVIDYGDQMSLAARIAANHKEVGEIERARYSVVLLDEYQDTSHAQLVLLRSLYGGGHPVTAVGDPCQSIYGWRGASAGNLRRFPRDFRTSTGDAAEVRQLSVSFRNGDRVLDVAARVQLPLRMEAREVPVLVPGPNRVDRGRVTCAFHETAEDEARWIADGIAKILGQEVAPDGMPWGEKERKKTLAIQPQDVAILARKRSQFPALRRALEERDIPVEVVGLGGLLTVPEVTDIVATLRVLYDATAGDALARLLAGPRWRIGPADLRVLGEQARQLARELSESGREEDPLDQVVADLAEERGSLVDALDELPDREEWLEPFSPLARTRLVALAHELRRLRAHTAQPLPDLITEVERTLGLDVEVAARSGTASAFAARADLDAFIDAASRFAGDAEDPTLGAFLAYLQAAESEEFGLEAGRVGDSNSVKLMTVHASKGLEWPIVVVPGLSQLVSSKGTIATGSIFPATPVMNSRWTENPRKLPYALRGDAADLPRLSGLSKEELAAFDEHCRERDLMEERRLAYVAVTRAHYHLIASGYRWGSATKPLEPSDFLLEIRDTADRVSFWADRQAEGATNPLLAEPAEAVWPVTPEGLRYESVLDGARLVEDALAGALAEEEDEPLRTFEEERLRAWERDTDLLLRERELNRRRPATVVELPTKLTVSSLVTLAGDPRELARRIRRPVPVQPAPLARRGTSFHKWLETRWDQQRLIDDLELYDEELEEADVRLAELQERFEASEWADRRPVDLEVPFETMIADRLVRGRMDAVFELPDGGYEVVDWKTGQPPKGKAARVASVQLAAYRLAWSHLAGVPLEKVRAAFHYVRANRTVRPVNLLDADGLVALIEGVRLLDSGTPASDA; from the coding sequence GTGCTGACCCCCGCCGAACTCGCCGGCAAGCTCGGCATCCTGCCGCCCACCCGTGAGCAGGCCGCGGTCATCGAGTCCCCCCTGGAGCCGATGGTCGTCATGGCCGGCGCGGGCTCGGGCAAGAGCGAGACCATGGCCGGGCGCGTGGTCTGGCTCGTCGCCAACGGCCTGGTCAAGCCCGAGAACGTGCTGGGCCTGACCTTCACCCGCAAGGCCGCCGCCGAGCTGGCCACCAGGGTCAGGGAGCGGCTGACCGGCCTGGCCGAGGCCGGCCTGGTCGAGCCGGGCGCGCTCGACAACGAGCCGACCGTGTCCACCTACCACGCCTACGCCGCCCGCCTGGTCACCGACCACGCCCTGCGCGAGGGCCTCGAGCCGACCATGCGCCTGGTCACGCCGGCCGTGTCGTGGCAGCTCGCCTCGCGGGTGGTGGCGATGTACGACGGGCCGATGGACCGCATCGAGCTGGGCCCGCCGTCGGTCACCGCGGCGGTGCTGGAGCTCGCCGGGGAGCTGTCGGAGCACCTGCGCGCGTCCGGCGACGTGCGGCGGGTGGGGGAGTGGCTCCAGGACCGGCACGACGCGCTGACCGGCAGGACGACCGTGGCCCAGCGCAAGCCGCTCAGCGTGCAGGCCGCCAGGGAGCAGCTGCTGCCGCTGGTGGAGGCGTACGAACGGCTCAAGCGCGCCCGTGAGGTCATCGACTACGGCGACCAGATGTCGCTGGCCGCCCGGATCGCCGCCAACCACAAGGAGGTCGGCGAGATCGAGCGCGCCCGCTACTCCGTGGTCCTGCTCGACGAATACCAGGACACCAGCCACGCCCAGCTCGTCCTGCTCCGCTCCCTGTACGGCGGCGGCCACCCGGTCACCGCCGTGGGCGACCCCTGCCAGTCGATCTACGGCTGGCGCGGCGCCTCCGCGGGCAACCTCCGTCGCTTCCCGCGTGACTTCCGCACCAGCACCGGCGACGCCGCCGAGGTCCGCCAGCTCAGCGTCAGCTTCCGCAACGGCGACCGCGTCCTCGACGTCGCCGCCCGCGTCCAGCTCCCGCTGCGCATGGAGGCCCGCGAGGTGCCGGTCCTGGTCCCCGGCCCCAACCGGGTCGACCGGGGCCGCGTCACGTGCGCCTTCCACGAGACCGCCGAGGACGAGGCCAGGTGGATCGCCGACGGCATCGCCAAGATCCTCGGCCAGGAGGTCGCACCCGACGGCATGCCCTGGGGCGAGAAGGAGCGCAAGAAGACGCTCGCCATCCAGCCCCAGGACGTGGCGATCCTCGCGCGCAAGCGATCGCAGTTCCCCGCGCTGCGCAGGGCGCTCGAAGAACGCGACATCCCGGTCGAGGTGGTCGGGCTCGGCGGCCTGCTGACCGTGCCCGAGGTGACCGACATCGTGGCCACCCTCCGCGTCCTGTACGACGCGACAGCGGGCGACGCGCTGGCCAGGCTCCTGGCCGGGCCGCGCTGGCGGATCGGCCCGGCCGACCTGCGGGTGCTGGGGGAGCAGGCCAGGCAGCTGGCCCGCGAGCTGAGCGAGAGCGGGCGCGAGGAGGACCCGCTCGACCAGGTGGTCGCCGACCTGGCCGAAGAGCGCGGCAGTCTGGTGGACGCGCTGGACGAGCTGCCCGACAGGGAGGAGTGGCTGGAGCCGTTCTCGCCGCTGGCCCGCACCAGGCTCGTCGCGCTCGCCCACGAGCTGCGCCGGCTGAGGGCGCACACCGCGCAGCCTCTCCCCGACCTGATCACCGAGGTCGAGCGGACGCTCGGGCTCGACGTCGAGGTGGCCGCGCGCAGCGGGACGGCGAGCGCGTTCGCGGCGCGGGCCGATCTGGACGCGTTCATCGACGCGGCGTCCAGGTTCGCGGGCGACGCCGAGGATCCGACGCTCGGGGCGTTCCTGGCCTACCTCCAGGCGGCGGAGAGCGAGGAGTTCGGGCTGGAGGCGGGCCGGGTCGGCGACAGCAACAGCGTCAAGCTCATGACCGTGCACGCCTCCAAGGGCCTGGAGTGGCCCATCGTGGTCGTGCCGGGGCTGTCGCAGCTCGTCAGCTCCAAGGGGACGATCGCGACCGGCAGCATCTTCCCCGCCACACCGGTCATGAACAGCCGCTGGACCGAGAACCCGCGCAAACTCCCCTACGCCCTGCGCGGCGACGCCGCCGACCTGCCCAGGCTGAGCGGGCTGAGCAAGGAGGAGCTGGCCGCGTTCGACGAGCACTGCCGCGAGCGCGACCTGATGGAGGAGCGCAGGCTCGCGTACGTGGCCGTCACCCGCGCCCACTACCACCTGATCGCCTCCGGCTACCGGTGGGGCAGCGCCACCAAGCCCCTGGAGCCGTCCGACTTCCTGCTGGAGATCCGCGACACCGCCGACCGCGTCTCGTTCTGGGCCGACCGGCAGGCGGAGGGCGCCACCAACCCGCTGCTCGCCGAGCCCGCCGAGGCCGTCTGGCCGGTCACGCCCGAGGGCCTGCGCTACGAGTCCGTCCTGGACGGCGCCAGGCTCGTCGAGGACGCGCTGGCGGGCGCACTCGCGGAGGAGGAGGACGAGCCGCTGCGGACGTTCGAGGAGGAGCGCCTACGGGCCTGGGAGCGCGACACCGACCTGCTGCTGCGCGAGCGCGAGCTGAACCGCCGCCGGCCCGCCACGGTCGTCGAGCTGCCGACGAAGCTGACCGTGTCGTCGCTGGTCACGCTGGCCGGCGACCCGCGCGAGCTGGCCCGCAGGATCCGCCGCCCCGTGCCGGTGCAGCCCGCGCCGCTGGCGCGCCGGGGCACGTCGTTCCACAAGTGGCTGGAGACGCGGTGGGACCAGCAGCGCCTCATCGACGACCTGGAGCTGTACGACGAGGAGCTCGAAGAGGCCGATGTGCGCCTGGCCGAGCTGCAGGAGCGGTTCGAGGCGAGCGAGTGGGCCGATCGGCGGCCGGTCGACCTGGAGGTGCCGTTCGAGACCATGATCGCCGACCGGCTGGTGCGCGGGCGGATGGACGCGGTCTTCGAGCTGCCCGACGGCGGCTACGAGGTCGTCGACTGGAAGACCGGCCAGCCGCCCAAGGGCAAGGCCGCCAGGGTGGCGTCGGTGCAGCTGGCCGCGTACCGGCTGGCCTGGTCGCACCTGGCGGGCGTGCCGCTGGAGAAGGTGCGGGCGGCCTTCCACTACGTACGCGCCAACCGCACCGTACGGCCCGTCAACCTGCTCGACGCCGACGGCCTGGTCGCGCTCATCGAGGGCGTCAGGCTCCTAGATAGCGGAACGCCGGCTTCGGATGCATGA
- a CDS encoding ATP-dependent DNA helicase produces MPPALDEHQRAVVAHESGPLLVLAGPGTGKTTTIVESVVDRIDRRGLDPERVLILTFSRKAAEELRQRVTARLRRTTRSPLALTFHSYAYALLRRESVLEGKAPPRLLTGPEQLLEIRRLLHGELESGALDWPVSLREPLKTRGFAEELRDFLSRANERGLDGERLVALGRLHGRSDWMAAGRFAERYQDRFDLDPEETYDYAELIGAASALLARPEVRERERAAHDVVFVDEYQDTDPAQELLLAQLAGDGRDLVAVGDPDQSIYGFRGADVQGIMKFPERFKTRDGRDAPVLALRVCRRSGADLLEASRRVAARLPVAPMPDHAYGHEHDHRDLVPLSEAEPGDTRVLLADSTSQEAAIVADTLRRAHLIDGVPWHRMAVLVRSAKRQVPLLRRALVNAGVPTMIAGDEVPIAQEPGVRPLLTMLRVALDAAQLDEGVAEELLTGPLGGTDMIGVRRLRRALKIAENEAEGTRSSGELLVAAVQDVRELTRVEPHIALPAERVAKLLAAAREAAAQEGTAEDLLWTVWHASGLAGRWTELSMHGGPRGAQADRDLDAVVALFDHAARFVDRMPKAGPEVFIDDLAAQEIPGDTLADRAPDGDAVRVLTAHRSKGLEWDVVVVAGVQEGVWPDLRLRGSLLGVEDLVEVVEGTEPNAASLVSKLLAEERRLFYVAVTRARRRLVVTAVGGEDTDERPSRFLSELMPGAVDSATVDDRARWLNMSALVADLRSAVTDPTKPRKIRQSAAKQLARLAAAGVQGAHPNDWYALTPISDDRPLSWPDDIVNISPSAVESFTKCGLRWLLETAVGAAGTSTAQGLGNIIHALAVLASTDLPSEDLLGDRLDQVWNDLDFGGVWYNRKQRQVAEQMIGKFLRWHKENPRELVALEEAFTAMVSEGVQIKGRVDRVERDSDNRAVIIDLKTGGSKPKPGDLDRHPQLGVYQLAALLGAFARHGMTEPGGAALVQVGKAAGKKEALEQAQPPLSEDKDPGWAKDLVDTVATGMSGPFFQAKVNDGCRTCAARASCPVNDNGGQVC; encoded by the coding sequence GTGCCCCCTGCGCTCGACGAGCACCAGCGTGCCGTGGTCGCCCACGAGAGCGGCCCGCTGCTCGTTCTCGCAGGTCCTGGCACCGGCAAGACCACCACGATCGTGGAGAGCGTGGTCGACAGGATCGACCGGCGCGGCCTCGACCCCGAGCGCGTGCTCATCCTCACCTTCAGCCGCAAGGCCGCCGAGGAGCTGCGCCAGCGCGTCACCGCCCGCCTGCGCCGCACCACCCGCTCGCCCCTGGCCCTGACCTTCCACTCCTACGCGTACGCGCTGCTGCGCCGGGAGTCCGTGCTCGAGGGCAAGGCCCCGCCGCGCCTGCTGACCGGCCCCGAGCAGCTGCTGGAGATCCGGCGGCTGCTCCACGGCGAGCTGGAGAGCGGCGCGCTCGACTGGCCGGTGTCGCTGCGCGAGCCGCTCAAGACGCGGGGGTTCGCCGAGGAGTTGCGCGACTTCCTGTCCAGGGCCAACGAGCGCGGGCTCGACGGCGAGCGGCTGGTCGCGCTCGGCAGGCTGCACGGCAGGAGCGACTGGATGGCGGCCGGCAGGTTCGCCGAGCGCTACCAGGACAGGTTCGACCTCGACCCGGAGGAGACCTACGACTACGCCGAGCTGATCGGGGCCGCCTCCGCGCTCCTCGCCAGGCCGGAGGTGCGGGAGCGGGAGCGGGCGGCGCACGACGTGGTGTTCGTGGACGAATACCAGGACACCGACCCCGCCCAGGAGCTGCTGCTGGCCCAGCTGGCGGGAGACGGCCGCGACCTGGTCGCGGTGGGCGACCCCGACCAGTCGATCTACGGGTTCAGGGGCGCCGACGTGCAGGGCATCATGAAGTTCCCCGAGCGCTTCAAGACCCGCGACGGCCGCGACGCGCCGGTGCTGGCGCTGCGGGTGTGCCGCAGGAGCGGGGCCGACCTGCTCGAGGCCTCCCGCCGGGTCGCGGCCCGCCTGCCCGTCGCCCCCATGCCCGACCACGCGTACGGGCACGAGCACGACCATCGCGACCTGGTGCCGCTGTCCGAGGCGGAGCCGGGTGACACGCGGGTGCTGCTGGCCGACAGCACCAGCCAGGAGGCGGCGATCGTGGCCGACACGCTGCGCCGCGCCCACCTGATCGACGGGGTGCCGTGGCACCGGATGGCCGTGCTGGTGCGCTCGGCCAAACGCCAGGTGCCGCTGCTGCGGCGGGCGCTGGTCAACGCGGGCGTGCCCACGATGATCGCGGGCGACGAGGTGCCGATCGCGCAGGAGCCCGGCGTGCGGCCGCTGCTCACCATGCTGCGGGTGGCCCTGGACGCGGCCCAGCTCGACGAGGGCGTGGCCGAGGAGCTGCTGACGGGGCCGCTCGGTGGCACGGACATGATCGGCGTACGCCGCCTCCGCCGCGCACTCAAGATCGCGGAGAACGAGGCGGAGGGGACACGGTCGTCAGGGGAGCTGCTGGTCGCGGCCGTCCAGGACGTCCGCGAGCTGACCCGGGTGGAGCCTCACATCGCCCTGCCCGCCGAACGCGTGGCCAAGCTGCTCGCCGCCGCCCGCGAGGCCGCGGCGCAGGAGGGCACCGCCGAAGACCTCCTGTGGACCGTGTGGCACGCCAGCGGCCTGGCCGGGCGCTGGACCGAGCTGAGCATGCACGGCGGCCCCAGGGGAGCGCAGGCCGACCGCGACCTCGACGCCGTGGTGGCGCTGTTCGACCACGCGGCCAGGTTCGTGGACCGGATGCCCAAGGCGGGTCCCGAGGTGTTCATCGACGACCTGGCCGCCCAGGAGATCCCCGGCGACACGCTGGCCGACCGGGCCCCCGACGGCGACGCCGTACGCGTGCTGACCGCCCACCGCTCCAAGGGCCTCGAATGGGACGTCGTGGTCGTCGCGGGCGTGCAGGAGGGCGTCTGGCCCGACCTGCGCCTGCGCGGCTCCCTGCTCGGCGTGGAGGACCTCGTCGAGGTGGTCGAGGGCACCGAGCCGAACGCCGCCTCCCTGGTCTCCAAGCTGCTGGCCGAGGAGCGCAGGCTGTTCTACGTGGCCGTCACCAGGGCCAGGCGCAGGCTCGTGGTGACCGCGGTGGGCGGCGAGGACACCGACGAGCGGCCTTCCAGGTTCCTGTCGGAGCTGATGCCGGGCGCGGTGGACTCGGCCACGGTCGACGACCGGGCCCGCTGGCTGAACATGTCCGCGCTGGTGGCCGACCTCCGCAGCGCGGTGACCGATCCCACCAAACCCCGAAAAATCCGCCAAAGTGCCGCCAAGCAGCTCGCCCGGCTCGCCGCGGCGGGCGTCCAGGGCGCCCACCCCAACGACTGGTACGCCCTCACGCCCATCTCCGACGACCGCCCCCTGAGCTGGCCCGACGACATCGTGAACATCTCGCCCTCGGCGGTCGAGAGCTTCACCAAGTGCGGCCTGCGCTGGCTCCTGGAGACGGCCGTCGGCGCCGCGGGCACCAGCACCGCCCAGGGCCTCGGCAACATCATCCATGCCCTGGCCGTCCTGGCCTCCACCGACCTGCCCAGCGAGGACCTCCTGGGCGACCGCCTCGACCAGGTCTGGAACGACCTCGACTTCGGCGGCGTCTGGTACAACCGCAAGCAGCGCCAGGTCGCCGAGCAGATGATCGGCAAGTTCCTGCGCTGGCACAAGGAGAATCCGCGCGAACTGGTGGCCCTGGAGGAGGCGTTCACGGCGATGGTGTCGGAGGGCGTCCAGATCAAGGGCCGCGTCGACCGGGTCGAGCGCGACTCCGACAACCGCGCGGTGATCATCGACCTCAAGACCGGCGGCTCCAAGCCCAAGCCCGGCGACCTCGACCGCCATCCCCAGCTCGGCGTCTACCAGCTCGCCGCGCTGCTCGGCGCGTTCGCGCGGCACGGCATGACCGAGCCGGGCGGCGCCGCACTGGTCCAGGTCGGCAAGGCGGCGGGCAAGAAGGAGGCACTGGAGCAGGCCCAGCCCCCGCTGTCGGAGGACAAGGATCCCGGCTGGGCCAAGGACCTGGTCGACACGGTGGCGACCGGCATGTCGGGGCCGTTCTTCCAGGCCAAGGTCAACGACGGCTGCCGCACCTGCGCGGCCAGGGCCAGCTGCCCGGTCAACGACAACGGGGGCCAGGTGTGCTGA
- a CDS encoding class I SAM-dependent methyltransferase, whose protein sequence is MTKTDKGYKGVGMKGPIARWYATSTGRSPDRFAEQVVQVRERTGPGSEILEVAPGPGYLSIALARTGDYTVTGLDISETFVEIARTKAAEAGVEVDFLVGNASAMPFEDESFDFVVCCAAFKNFSDPVGALQEMHRVLRPGGRALINDLRRPSLAAVPGGRPAEMTAAELSRTER, encoded by the coding sequence ATGACGAAGACCGACAAGGGATACAAAGGCGTAGGCATGAAGGGCCCGATCGCCCGCTGGTACGCCACGAGCACCGGCAGGTCGCCCGACAGGTTCGCCGAGCAGGTCGTCCAGGTGCGGGAGCGCACCGGGCCGGGGAGCGAGATCCTGGAGGTGGCCCCCGGGCCCGGCTACCTGTCGATCGCCCTGGCCAGGACCGGCGACTACACGGTCACGGGGCTCGACATCAGCGAGACCTTCGTCGAGATCGCCCGCACGAAGGCGGCCGAGGCCGGGGTCGAGGTCGACTTCCTGGTCGGGAACGCCTCCGCGATGCCGTTCGAGGACGAGAGCTTCGACTTCGTCGTCTGCTGCGCGGCGTTCAAGAACTTCTCCGATCCCGTCGGAGCTCTCCAGGAGATGCACCGGGTGCTGCGGCCCGGCGGCCGCGCCCTCATCAACGACCTGCGACGTCCGTCTCTCGCCGCTGTCCCTGGAGGTCGACCTGCGGAAATGACCGCCGCGGAGCTCTCGCGCACGGAGCGTTGA